The following is a genomic window from Anser cygnoides isolate HZ-2024a breed goose chromosome 33, Taihu_goose_T2T_genome, whole genome shotgun sequence.
GCTTTGTCACAAATTCAGATGTTAATTCAATGTGCATTTTGATGATTATTGTTTTAAGCTCTCCatccttaaaaatataaatatctctCCCTTCAGAACCAAACTCAGCTTTAAGTTCAAGTCTGAAGGTCAGGTAAAATGTAAAGACTGTTTAGGACCTCTGCCACTAGGTGTTCAGGGATGCTTGCAATATAGCTTGATTCAAAGGGTGTAGAGACGCCTCCATGGATTGCAATGTGAACTTTATCacatctcagaaaaaaacaccaagcacacagaaaatattgccTGCCTTCCTGAGGATTTAGTTATATTATtaactaatttattttctccttatgAAGAAAGAAACCTTGTGTAAGGTATTTGATAGAAACAACTCACAGCAGGTTATTTCTGATATATCATCATCATATGAGAGAGCAAAAGAAGAATTAACTATGTATAAGCAGCTTAATACATGGTGCAACTCCAAAGAGGATAGAAAACTAATATTAATTTCACAAATCATATTTTACGATGAAAGATGTATTCATTTCACCCATcactgttttaaatgaaagacaaaaacaaaaaaaaaaagaaaaaaaaagaaagaaaagtgtaaTGTAATGGTTGTGTTATGTTACATGATAATTGGAATCAGgtaataaacaaaaacaaagcaaaagaatttCATCACTTTGTGGAGGTATCAAtacaaaaaaatgttgtgtCAGCTAATTGCCTCCACATTCACAAAACCTGCCTCTCATCCCTCAGGCAGTCTGCAGTGTATAAAAGCACTCTCCACTCAGGGTTCTTCCAACCTCATCTCTTCATTCGTTCTCAGTGAATTTGGTAAGTCTGAATCTGCTCTTTACAACTATCATGCCTCTTTGTTATACAATTTAATCGTGGATGGTCACTTCAATTTGTACTAGTAGATAAAATTTTAGATGAAAAGATAAAGTTTACAAAAATTATTCACAGGGCTATGGATAGGTGTTTTCCACATTCAGGGCGGGCATTTAATTTCAAAGTCAACCAAAAGTTTCTTGAAATGGCATAAAAAATTCATTATCAGTTTACTTCCAACAGCTGAAGAATTGATGTGACTAGTTAAATACacattccttcttttctttttgtttatatgtgtttctggaaataaaactttgaaaaagcTTAAATCTTCATGGCTGATGGGAATGTTTTCAGCCTAGAAGCAGAACCTCCATTATGTACAGTTTATTATAGATCATTCAGGTTGCTTTTATGTTAATTCAAGATAAACAGGCATGAAAGAGATCAGAGATCAGGCACTGAGTTAGACAGAGGAagacacagaaaggaaatgagagaTGCTGAAAATGTGCTGTTACAGATTGATTtaacaaagagaaagagggGGGTCATGGAGAGAATTCAAGGATTGGCAGATGAACAGATGTTTCTTGGTGTTAAAGAGGACAAGTCATTGAGGGTGAGACTGGCAAAAGATCTCAGAGCTCAGTATCAAAACAGTGTTGCTAAACGAGTCATAAATCTCAGTGCCCTGTTTCAATGTTTGGAAACTGGAGACAATAATGTTTGCAATTCCCTTGTAATGGTCTCATCAAACAAGTTACTGAGCAAATATGAATAGGCAATGATTTATAATCCCTGTTTCCACAAGGCTCAGCACCAAGGAGATCAGTGGGTAAGATGAGCCAGAGTCATGAAATCATGCATAACACGAAACCCCATTCTTGGGGAGTCCAATTCCTTGCTGATCCAATGACTCACCAAAGCATATCAGCAAATAATTTTGCTACTGCTTCAATTTTCAATTCTAATATACATGGGTAAATTGGTGTATCTCAAAGCACTTTTGTCCAAGCAAAACAGAGAACTCTGTAGTGCTTTTAGGTGTGCAAAAAATGCATTGTGCTTACTAAAATCAATATTTGTATCTTGAAGGTTGAGCTCCATCCCTACAAGATGTCTTGCTATGACCTGTGTCCCACCTACAACAGTGGCatcagctgcccccagcccatcGCTGACAGCGGGAACGAGCCCTGTGTCCGGCAGTGCCCTGACTCCGTGGCCGTGATCCAGCCACCCCCAGTTGCTGTCACCTTCcctggccccatcctcagctccttcccccaggaTTCAGTTGTGGGATCCTCCGGAGCACCCGTCtttgggggttatgggggctcCCTAGGCTTTGGGGGCTCTTCCCTGGGCTACGGGGGTCTGTATGGCTCTGGGAGCTCTTCCCTGGGTTACAGGGGTCTGTATGGCTTTGGGGGCTCCTCCCTGGGCTATGGGGGCTTGTCTGGCTATGGAGGCTCCTCCCTGGGTTACAGGGGCCTGTCTGGCTATGGTAGGTCCTTCGGTTCTGGCTATTGCAGCCCTTACACCTACCGGTACAACAGATACCGCCGTGGAAGCTGTGGGCCCTGCTAAATCATGCAGTAATGTTCCCTGCATGATAGAGAATTGGCAAATGAGTGATATGACCTCGATCCTCAACTGGGCTCCTGAGTAAGGGGCAGAACATCGAAACTTTCCGCTTAATGCAGTGGAGTCAGAATAGCTCCATAAATGAccttcttcatttctcttttcgTTTCCTTTTCTATCATGTGTTTCATATCCTCCTGTTTGCCCCCACTAGTGCCCAACTCTGTGACTCCAGTGCTGCCCCCCAGGGCCCTTTCTTGGCCCTGTACAGGCCACCGCCTGGGAGAAGCCTGAAGGAAGAACACCTCTCTGGAAGCCCCAGGCACCACCTGCCTGTCTGGGCCTTGCTCGCGTCTCTGTGCTTGTGTCCTTTCCTGCCTTGACAATAAAGCAAGCCTGCATCCAATGCCTGCCTCTCCGCCTTTCCTTTCCAGGCCCCGCGGGGGCTCCAGGGCTCCCTCCCCCTGCACATGGTCCCTTTGGTCTCCCAGCCCCCTGAAGAGCCTGGACGCCCTGGCAGAAGCCCCTGGCAGCCCTGGCTCCCACActgagggctgcagccctggggaaaCCCCGTgaccctggcagctctgcctcaggtGGTCCTACTGCAAAGGAAGCTCTCTGCGCAGTCTTTCTTTGCCACTGAGATGAAATTATCATCTTGCATCTCCCCTACACTAATTATTCTAGCTGTCAGACTTCCAGTGGTTagtaaaatgtttaaagttTTTAGAGTTTAGTGATGgcattccttttatttttacctccTCTTAAATGAGTTACTAGAAATCTTCTCACTGTGTTCTCATACGAAGTAAAACCCTGGCCTGAAGTTCTGTCAGGTTGTATTCAGAAAAGGAACAATAGAAGGAAGATAAAAAATGGGATACAATTATTAAGATAAGTATCTGATGAGCAATGATCAAGCTCTACTTCTTTTCTGTTAATCGCTGCTATGATAACAGTTGCCTCAGGGAAGTTCTGGCCAAGCTGTACGTCAGCTGGGTGAAACAAGTAGAAAATGAACTAATTCTTTGCAGGGGCTTTAGGTATTACTTTGCACACTCTTTCAAAGAAATGCTGCGTCCATGAACATATGACTTCTTGATCTTAGCCCTCTGTCAGTATTATGGAGTAGCAAGCCAGACTTTAATAGGTAATTTCACTGTCCTCCAAAAGTATCTGGGTATGTCAGGTGGCCCCATGCTATATGTAGTAACgagttgaaaacaaaagaagccTGACTATCATATTCATGaatcttgcttttattttaagatattaTTTAATGTTTACCAgttaacaaatatttattaggaACATTTCAATGTAAAAGGACCCTCACCAAAAGCCTCTCTTTCTCCCCTGTCTGCTCAGTTTGCAACTCCACCTGCCCTCCTTGTTTTAGGCTTTTTGGTGAGGGCCTGTAGGGTGCTGGGATGCAGCTGGAGCCTGCAGGGATCAGATGAGAGCACAGCTACGGGCAGAGTGTGCCAGGGATGGgtgagcagcccaggcagctagGGTGGAGAAGGGCTCCTGCCTTTTGGTGCAAGGAGATGGCTGTCCATTTCTACCACTGCTCTCCAGTCTCACACAACTTGAAGGAAGGGCACTGCTGCCAGGATTTTGCTGCAGCAACTATTATCTTGCCTTGTGCCACACTAGCCCTGCATCTCCTCAGCTCAGGCAGCTCTTGTGATAAGCAAAGCCCTCTTTCCTCCCAAAATGGGGATGACTgatttcctctctgtttttcttctcaacaCCAGGATCCCTGTTCTCATGCAGAGCCTCTAAGAGGTACTTTGGTTGTAAACACCTGGCCACCGGCTACCAAATTTTCGATTGACTTGATGAGACAGTGACAGGCAAAGTACCAGCCAGTTCTCAACTAGATGCATATTGTGTTAGACAGCAAGCACCTAGCCCAAGATAACAAGACTGGTGAGAGCTATTAGCACCCAGCTAACATGATTGCATAGCTTTTATTTGGGCTGGATGCATATTCAGAGTGAGGTCATGTCTGCTTGCAAAACAGGACATagacacagagagaaaaggtaTCTCTAATGTTACATGAGAGTTAGAGGAACGGAGGGAGGTTACTGGTTGATTACTCAAGGCCGTCTTGGAAAACCTCTAATTATATATTTGCATTAATGGCATTGGCACATAATTTGGGAGCATTCCGTTTTACATGCTGTTAACTTAAAGCTGACTGACATTAAAAAGGAGAGAATCAAACTTAAAGACTGGAAAAGCAAGATGGTTTAATACATGGGAGTGACAGTAACGGGATGTTTTCAGTAACAGCACAAAGCCATGCACCTGCTGACAATGGAGAAAAGATTCTGGTGTAATACAGGCtataatgagaaagaaaacacaaaagaagaaaagctatcTGCATAGCCACAAATAATTGATTGTATGGTACAAGTCAAGCTCCCCACTCCATTTAAATTGCAACAATGGAGTAAGAGAAATATTCTTCTACtgcttaggaaagaaaaaaaagacttctcttGAGCACAGTATATGTGATAcgaatatgaaaacaaacaaacaaacaaaaaaaaaaaccaaaaaaaaacaaacaaacaaacaaaaaagagaaagtagtTGTTCTCTCATTGgtaagaagaacaaaaattccTGGTAAAATAAGGCGATACATGAATTTGCTCTTAACCAGCCAAAAAGCACAAGTAACCAGGGCAAAcaacactaaaaacaaaatgagaaggAGGAAGACAGAAGTGGATGCAGGAAACCTTTATTGTGCCCAGCACGGCAGGAGAAGTGGACagagagcaggggcaggagccagcGAGGCTGGCTGTAGTGTGTTGGGGGGACAGAGGATCTTTTCCAGAGCGTGGCTTCTGGTTGCGCAAGCCCCGGCGGTGCGGCAGTGCGGCTCGGGAGGACTTGGCCCATGGGCCCCACAGGCCTTGAAGGGTCCTGCTCTTGCCGcagagagcaggaagggggaagggagagggggagagcagagggcaaACTGGGCACAAGGCCCTGGCTgtggaggaagggggagaagcaGAGGGCGGGAGAGGCCAAAGGGGCCGGCACTGCCGTTGCCCAGGccttggctggggctgcagatGTTCAGTGCTCCTCAGCACCCCGTGCCCATGAGGACAACCATGCGTCGGGGCAGCTGACaaggggtgtggggcagggcctGGCATTAGCAGGGCCCACAGGTGTCCCACAGCTTCTTGCTGTAGCGCGGCAAGAGGTAGGGGTTGCAGGCAGGAGAGGCATAGGGCCTGCCAAAGGTgcagagccccccgagcccTGGGTGGCCCCCGCGCCGTagaggccccccagccccaaggagCCCCCAAAGGCGGGTGCCCCGGAGGAGCCCACCACGgcttgctgggggaaggagctgaggatggggccggggaaGGTGACGACGACAGGGGGTGGCTGGATGAAGGCCGTCGAGTCGGGGCACTGCCGCGCGCACAGCTCGTTGCAGCTCTCAGCGATGGGCTGGGGGACGGCGACGCTGGTTTTCGGCAGGTACAGGTCATTGCAAGCCATCTTGGTGTGAGAGAGCTGAGCCTGCAATGCAAAGCCCCCAGGGCTGGTGCTGTGAGTGAGGAGAtgccctggcagagcagggcccaTGCCCCAGCCAGGGGGCTCCCTCCTCAGCCCGCCCCGGCTCTCCACGCCTGCTCCCCGTGTGCCCGCGGCCCTCGCCTGCCCCCACAGAGCCCCTCTGCCCACAGCGCCTCCGGCAGGGCTCCCGTGGCCAGGGAGCCCCACGCCGGACCCTGCCCGAGGAGGCCCCACCACCCACCCTTTTCccgagcagagccaggcaggagcagcggaTGCCAGcgcttgcccaggaccacgctTTTATGGGGGCTGGCGAGTGCGGGGAGGAGCTGGCCGCGCTGGGGGCACGTGGCCCATGGTGGCCGAGCCCCGCACTCCTCCCTGCACGCCACGGGGCTGTTGTGCTGACGCCTGTTCCTCACCAGCCCCCACCcgctccctcagcccctgcaaTTACCCCGCTCGGACGCTCGCCAGCCCTCACCTAATGGGCAAATTAGCCCCGCTGCCATCTCATCCCCTGCGTGCCTAAGAGGGCAGGGAGCGTGACAAAGGcgggctgccagcaccctgaGTGCCACAGCTCTTCCCCAGGGGCTTGGTCTCGGGGCGGCCCCGTGCCCGCTGTGGAGAGCCCCAGGGCAGAGCGGGGTCGCGGCGCTGGGCAAGAAGCAGCCACACGCCAGCGCCTCCATGACGTACGCACTGGAGTTGTTATCTCCAGAGGAGCGAGGTGACGAAACGCCAAATCAAAGGCGCTCCTCTCGGGCActgcctgctcagcaccacgcaTTTGGCCCGCCAAGCGGAAAGGGGAGGGAAGCCAGCAAAGGGGCCTGTGCTGGTCCGGACAGGGGATGCTGActcagggagggcaggagcaggacagcCTGGCCTCGGCAGGAGGGAGTGCCGCCTCTGCCCATTGGCCCAGCGGGCGCTGCGCAATGGCGGGGCCTGGATAAAAGCTCGGCCTGTGCGGGGCTCTCGCAAGCACTGCTCTGGCCACCTTCTGCTTGGGGAACAGGGTAAGTCTGCGAgcgcttctcctcctcccccggctcctgcccctgGCCCCTACGCCTCGGCCTGGGCAGCTGCCCTCTACTGCTCCCTCGCATCGCACTCTGTGCCCTCTTGCAGAGCACCGTCCAGTCCCGCAAGATGGCTTGCTACGACCTGTGCCCGCCAAAAACCAGCGTCGCCATCCCCCAGCCCATCGCTGAGAGCTGTAACGAGCTGTGCGCGCGGCAGTGCCCCGACTCGACGGCCTTCATCCAGCCACCCCCTGTCGTCGTCACCttccccggccccatcctcagctccttcccccagcaagcCGTGGTGGGCTCCTCCGGGGCACCCGCCTttgggggctccctggggctggggggcctctACGGCGCGGGGGCCACCCAGGGCTCGGGGGGCCTCTGCACCTTTGGCAGGCCCTATGCTTCTCCCGCCTGCAGCCCCTACCTCTTGCCGCGCTACAGCAAGAAGCTGTGGGACACCTGTGGGCCCTGCTAATGCCaggccctgccccacaccccctgccagctgccccgACGCATGGCTGACCTCGTGGGCACGGGGTGCTGAGGAGCGCTGAGCatctgcagccccagccaaggCCTGGGCAACGGCAGTGCCGGCCCCTTTGGCCTCTCCCGCCCTCTGCTGCATCCTATTTCCTCCACAGCCAGGGCCTTGTGCCCGGTttgccctctgctctccccctctcccttcccccttcctgctctctgCGGCAAGAGCAGGACCCTTCAAGGCCTGTGGGGCCCATGGGCCAAGTCCTCCCGAGCCGCACTGCCGCACCGCCGGGGCTTGCGCAACCAGAAGCCACGCTCTGGAAAAGATCCTCTGCCCCCCCGACACGCCGCAGCCAGCCTCgctggctcctgcccctgctctctGTCCACTTCTCCTGCCGTGCTGGGCACAATAAAGGTTTCCTGCATCcacttctgtctctctcttcctctctctgtgtTCCGAGTCAGGAAAGCAGCGGTGGGGGGGCGTAGCGGAGGCTCCGGGGGAGGGCAAATGCTGGTGCTGAGAGGCCCAGGCCATTagggcagagagcaggagaggtgctggcaGTTCTGCTTTGCCTGGCCTTCTCTGCCCGGGAGCGTGACCAGCTCTGCCAAGTGGCGCTGCTCCGCAGAAGCGAGGCACCGTCTCTGGCAAGAAGCGCAGAGGAAGAGGCCGGAGAGCAGGGATGGCTGAGCGCTGCACGCGGTGAGAGCATGGCCGGTCCCTTGCTGGAGGGCAGCCTTGCAGAaatggccctggggctggtggccgcCCAGTGGAGCAGGAGCCAGCAACGTGCCTTGGGGCCGTGAGCGCTCCCCCCTGCTCCTGATCATTGGCAATAGGGTTAGCAGCAGCCATAAGACGTAAGGGCGCTGAGCATGGGTCGCCCCCTCCCCTTCTGTCTCCCCCTTTGTGGCCCCAGGCTGAGGTGACACCTCTTCCCAGGCAAGCCTCCTGCTGGCCTTGGGATTAAGCCCATCAGTGTTAGCACAAAGCCCACGTGTTGGATCCTTGGGTGTGGTGACGCCCGTTAAGGAAGAGGGAAGTGGCCCAGCTCAGGGAGCACTGGCTATAAAACGAAGCGGCAGCAAGCCCCAAGTGGCActcaggctggagctgctgctgctggctggctggctggctggctggaagaAGCCTCTGCTCCCTCGGTGctcagggctgcctgcagcgtTGTCTTCTTCCTTTGAGTAGAGTGAGTTCTTTCCGGTCAAGACTGGCTCTAgcctgtggtggtggtgtggtggtGTTCAGTAAGGATTTGGCAGAGGGTCCGCGTGACTGATCTGTCTAGGAAATGCAAGAATCCTAGATGACAAGGAAGCCGAGCTGGTTCCTAGAAGTTTGGTTTGACTGCAAGCTCTGCTAATTGTATAGAAATTGCCTGCTAAAGATAAGCTCTGCTCACTGCTGGGCTGTGAGGGAAAAGCTCAGAGCTGAACGGTGCCCTGGGAGAAGTTCAGGTTGGCTCTTAGGGAGAAGCTCTTTCTTCAGCTAAGGGAGTGTGTAAGCCCAGGAACGGGCTGGGCAGGGAAGTGGTTTGGACTAGGCTTAGGCTTCGTTCAGGTCGCACTGCGTGGAGGCGGCAGTTGGCGTGCTGCTGATCCTCGCTCGGGGTTCCCCTCTGTTTCAGGACCTTGTATGGAGCGGCTGgaggcagccctgctggagccgGGGAGCAGGCTGCTTTCAGGCAGGGCCCTGGGAAATGGACTGCAGCCCTCAGTGTGGGAGTCAGGGCTGCCAGGGCCTTTTGCCAGGGCGTCCCGGCTCTTCGGGGGGCTGGGAGATCGAAGGGGCCATGTGCAGGGGGAGGGAGCCCTGGAGCCCCCGCGGGgcctggaaaggaaaggcagagaggcAGGCATTGGATGCAGGCTTGCTTTATTGTCAAGGCAGGAAAGGACACAAGCACAGAGACGCGAGCAAGGCCCAGACAGGCAGGTG
Proteins encoded in this region:
- the LOC106049221 gene encoding scale keratin-like, giving the protein MSCYDLCPTYNSGISCPQPIADSGNEPCVRQCPDSVAVIQPPPVAVTFPGPILSSFPQDSVVGSSGAPVFGGYGGSLGFGGSSLGYGGLYGSGSSSLGYRGLYGFGGSSLGYGGLSGYGGSSLGYRGLSGYGRSFGSGYCSPYTYRYNRYRRGSCGPC
- the LOC125180257 gene encoding scale keratin-like, which produces MACYDLCPPKTSVAIPQPIAESCNELCARQCPDSTAFIQPPPVVVTFPGPILSSFPQQAVVGSSGAPAFGGSLGLGGLYGAGATQGSGGLCTFGRPYASPACSPYLLPRYSKKLWDTCGPC